The Penaeus monodon isolate SGIC_2016 chromosome 6, NSTDA_Pmon_1, whole genome shotgun sequence genomic sequence aaaatgataataataacattaccgataataataacaataacaatagtaatgagaataatgataccactacttaataataatgatgataataatgatgataatgacaataataacaatagtaataataatgacatcaataatgataatgataatgatgatgataacaaagataatgaaaataataatgataatgataatagcagtcgtagtaatagtattaatagtagtagtagtagtagaagttgtagtagtagtagtagtagtagtaatattgataataataataatataataataataatgataatgataataataataataataataataataataataataataataatagtaataataataatagtaatagtaataataataataataatataataataataataataataataataataataataacaataataataatgataaaatggtgataatgatcaaaataataatgatgatgatgacaacaacatcaaaaacagcaacaataataatataaataacaacaacaataacaataatagtaataataatgacaatgacaataataataataataataataataataataataataataatattaataataataataaataataatagtaatgataatataatgtaatagtaatgataataataatcatagtaataataataataataataataataataataataacaataataataataataaatataaaaataataacaacagtatagcaataataacattaataataacaataataatgacgttaaagggtactactattactactactactattactaatactaggAATTATCtactctactaataataataacggtgataatgatagtgataataattgctatagcCCAGAAGCAGTGATACTCTAGTTATGCTATTTTAATGCATTAGTTGATAAAATGTAACCCTTAGTTACTTATGATGGTAAGAAAATCAAAGGGCATAAAACCACAAACTAGAGTTTGGTGGTAGTGAGGCTGTGGTTGTAGAAGTTGCCTTTATGTTAGGGGTCTAGTTCTTGTGGACGATCTTGGTGGTTCCTTTAACTTGAGATAAGAGCCAACTACCAAAGCGCCTCCTGAAACTGTCGCCTCGTCATTCATACAACCGAACAACCAGCCCCTTGTCTAGGTAACCTGGCATCCTCGGGTCTTGCTTCCTTTGAAGGCAGTTCAGCTTGGCGCATCGTTAAGTGAAGGTGATTCAGTGTTGACTACAGGAACTCACTAGAAATAAATCGTAAGAACTGTAAAAAGAGATTTAAGATTATCCCTAGTATTAGTGAGGAGTTATTTGTAGATTCCAGTTATTCCTCCCCCCGAAGTTAGTAGACGACAGGCTAAAGAACTGTAGtccatttgtatgtatttttacgaAATAAATGTGTAAGTTCTTTTTGCACACAGTGTTTCATCTAACCCCACATTGTCATTCCTACACCATAGGACATTGAACAAGAAGGGAACCACACCACAGAGATGGGGCACAATGGtagacgaaacaaaaagaaaccacACTTACTTTTTGAAATAACTTGAAGTACTAGACACGAGAAGTACATTACTTATTAAGAGAAGAACCTTTAGTTTTTTGGACAATAGTGATATATGCGAATGagtatatcattaataatgacatATATCGAAGAAATATTTCCAGATCCGAAGCGATGAATACAGGTACAGAATGTTGCCATACTGAAGTTATaggaataaaaaatagtataatctTGGATTGAATCACAAGAGTAAAGTAATACGAAGATTTTTGTGAGGGCTGATCCAGcctaacataatgataaaaaaaataatagttaaaattacCATAGTGATGCGCAAAACGAACTTCATCTTTTCACCAAATAAAACTTCACGTTCGAACGTCATCTTATCTCCTTCAAAACCACCGTTTCAAGCTGTATTCAGTACAACGAAAATTCACACCATGTATTAAACAAGGCCCAAAATGTAAAACGACGCATTGCAGTGTATGGATGAGTCAAAACACAGCAATCGGTTCATAAAAAATTCCCCGCCAATTCGAAGCTGGTTACGAAGGCTCCAGTTTCCGCGAGATTTGTAAggttctttcttcattcttttggGAATATTCTTGGTTGGGAGCGAGCTGGGTGTTTCATTCTTTCACTTAACTGTTTGAATACACGATGTAGGGAGCtcgttgtatattttttttcttctggaggAGTGGGTTGAGGATTTTTATTGAGtttattcaacatttttttttttttcatggattgCAGGCGAagcaaaaatttgaaatattgaCGTGGATTCGGCGTTAAATCCAGTAAATCGGGATTGAATACAAATATAGACTGTAGTTTTATTTGTGgagaatataatatacacactgtTTAATTATTTTAGTGTTAAAAATGGATAACTTCCGTGTCTCGATGTAGCTTAATAacgctatttattatttttatcggaAATTGgcttaaaaatttaacaaaagagCACAACACACTCCTCATTTTTCTACCTGATAAATGTTCTTAGGTGTTTTACTTCCTTGTATGCTAATTGTTCTggggaaacaaaaaagtaaatgaacaaataaagaaatagataaatgtaatctcagttaataaaatttatattatgtacattacCAAGGAACAGTACCAGAACCTCCAATGATAACCACTATtccaggattttttatttttatagggtTAATtgtgaataaaaatcaataattatatatatatatatatatatatatatatatatatatatgtatatatatatatatatatatatatatatatatatataaaggaaaatgaagttTCCAATTTAAATACAATGCTTATGCTTGAGCTGGGTATTATGAAGATACTAATCTCACCAATATACAACATGATTCTGTGCCTGCGGAATATTGCATTATCTTCCATTTATAGTTTTCTTTGGGAAATATTGAAAACTGCGGCAAGGGTTTGGGAGTGCAGTAGGTTTAGGGTGTAATATCTACTCTGGAAATACCTTGTAAATCAAATGATTCAAATCAGTATAATGTGTGTAGTAGCCCTGCATGTTAATGAAAAGGTTGTACTGTTGGTGAATTTATATTGAGATAtatgatttcacttttttttttcagacatggGCAGTTCAAGAAGAGCAGATTaaaataatagtgttgataaaaaagaagcagaagatgtCAAACTAGTAGTCTGATCTTGGAAATAATTTCACTATTCTATACTGTAATTATTCATAGTACTGTAAACTGCATTAAAATGGAGAGCAAAGCGAGAAATGACGTTTTCAAGTCCGATGGTCTGGGTATCAATGAGTGGACTGATTTTTCATCTGTCAAAATGCATCTCAAGACAACTTTACAATGTCTTCAGAAGAAACATAAAGGACTGACCTTGAAAAAAGTTCAGTACTTAGAGGAACTCTTTAGTCATGTACTTGATCACCACAGAAGCAGTGTAAAAGAACTTGAGGCATTTATATTAGCTATAGCACCACATACATTTAATGATCATACCATGTGTAAAAGAGCTTGGTGTCttgaattacaaaaaaatgtCAGCCATGAAGGTAAAATCAGCTTCAGTAAAAGACGTCTCATCATGGATTTAAAAGACACATTCTCTACTTTGGCTTACAAGTCAAGTGAACTTGTAAAGTCTTCTCAGAATTTGAATAAAGAAGCAAATATTGTTAATAAAGTAACACTAAAGGATAATTCAGATTTACTAAAGGAGATCCATGCACATCAGCCAACAAATGacattaataagaataaggaagttAATGTTATAAGTAGTGATGGAGTTCAGGACAGCGAACCATTAAAAAAATTGAGACCATCACAGAAGCGGAAAAGGAATATGACTGAAAAAAGTGATCATGAACCAGTACAGAAGAAAACAAGTTTCCACAGCATTTCAGATATTggaaaaaataccaaagaaaataaaaaaattaaagtaccCAGTGTAACTACAAAACGCTCAAATAAAACACAATGCAGGATACAGAAGCCAAAGCTAGAGGAAATGGATATAAATATTTTGCAGGGTCATAGCAAGGTCTTCTTTGACTTGGAGACCACATCCCTTAGGATTGACTGTGATATTGTACAGATTGGTGCAACAGACAACAATGAGGAATTCAGCATTTATGTAATACCAAACAAAAGAATAGACCCAAGAGCTTCAGCAGTTACAGGCATAACTTTTGAACAACATACATTGAAATACAGAGGCAAACCTGTATATGCAGTTACTCGTTCAGAAGCACTGCACAAATTCCTGGAATGGATACAGTTAAGATCACCTGTTGTTTTGTATGCCCACAATGCTGCATTTGATTACAGGAGATTATTTTATGCAATTAAAGAAGAAAATCTTGTAGATAGCTTTAAGCAACACATATTGGGTTTTGTAAATACAATAGCTCAGTTTAAGGTAATATTCCCAAAGCTCCCAAACTATAAACAAAGTACAGTAGTGCAGATGGTTCTTAAGAAATCATATGATGCTCATAATGCCTTAGGAGATGTGAGAGCTTTGATGGAATTGTACAATGTTTCCAAATCGGATGTTATATCCAAGGGCTCAGTTACATTTTCCTCAGCTTATGAGTGTTGGCTGTATGATATTCATGGTCAAAAGAAAACTGTGGCCTTTTGATGAAAATGTACTTGTTAACTATGTAAGTAATAGCATAATGTATACATCATTGAGTATTAGCATGTCTGttacaataagaaagaaatagtTGCAAGTATTACACCAGAATATTAGGAGCATTGAGGGTTTggcaatttttatataataacttattgatatatgtttttctactaagatgattgtttgaCATCAAAGCATCAGGTTTTATGTGATTATTTAATGATATGAAAGATATTAGAATAATGATTACAAATGTGTCCATGAAAGGTTCCTTAGTTTAGGGAGATGCAGGCAAAATATGACTTGAATTGTATAGTCACTTATAagagaatattatattttaacagaaATCGTCtagtttcatctttttattataatatatattggtaatatttTGTAAGGTAAGTGGCAGTTGCATGTACAATCTGTCCAAATTAAACCCATGTATGTATAGTCATGCTATGCCTACTGTGTTgagtttattaatattctttacaGATAAATAATTCCACAAGTAATTAATCACTAGTCTGTTAGTTACTAGTTTTACCTATAtcacctttttacccttttccttgatttttgggaatattttcttttatcttataatactgctattagtaatgttaataacattataataattatactgttattatttttataaacattataattattatattgtctataaaaataataacagtatcttgCTTGCtggttggatttcttggctatcaaccagcagcATATGACCATGTTAACGCAGCCAGTAAGATCATttagccaatggatcctattcattatttcagtCTCCTTTAGAAAAGTGTTTACTGTGTGAATTATTCTTACATCATCTGCTAGCAGATTTGATATTGAGAATAGGGATTGAGGTGGGTTACTTTGGTGGCATTGACAACAGGgcaggccaacaccacctcctcccttcttaatTTTCTGTGGGCTGTGTCTGACTTTGTTAGTCAGCTGCAGGAATTTATACTGATAACATCATTAAGGaggatatttttccccaaaaattcaaggaaatgtgaatcaggtgagctgACAAGgtctaattgactccttggtgtagagacatttcacaaacaaTTCTGCAGTGATCACTACATTTTCCTGGTGGTATTAGATTAAGTATGTATATTCAGAGTTGTATCACATGAAATGTTATTAACATATAAATCATGGGACAGGAATACTAAATTATGACATTTTGAGTCAAACTAGACTCACTGTCAGACATTCAAATTGAAATGGATTTTATCCATTCTGGCTTTATCATTCATTGTTCCATAATGTTTTTCTCTTACTTTAGCTGTGTTTACTTTTACCATAGTGTATAGTctatgttactgtgtttgtatatgtgcattatttatatgtttcatcTAAAGTTACTTGTAGAATACAGAGCAGTTGTTTTAGTGAAAATAATGGATTgcagtaattaaaaaataagagatgAGATAAGTTACTGGACTtctcattttaaatatttgtatcacCTAATGAACTTTCTCATTTGCATTAGAATACCAAGTGCCTTATCTTAaaacttaaaatattttccttaaatTTATAATGTATCATTAAAACAATTTATCAACCTTTGTGCAATACAAATATATTCTCACATTGATTAGATGTTCCTGTATATCTTTTTATGGTTgtcattttataatgtattatatattgttagcttaacaaaaaaaataatggttgcacaaaatatgaaataaaaagaattgtaataataaagcaCAAAGTTGGTAATTTTTAAATTCCTGTAAGTGTTAATACTAATGGCTAAagtaatatataacatgtaagtGATAGTTTTTAACAATTGACACATTACTGTAATTGAATGGGAGATTGTGATATTCAtgtagaaaaaaatctaaaagctatatttattatatgtgaaaaaataatctataacAATAGCATTTATACTGAAAAAATCTAAGTAACTGATacttataagtaaaaaaataatctgtAGAAGTGATACTTACATGTACAAAAATAATCTATAGGTATTTAATCATCTAAAACTGTCAGCAAAGAAAGTATCAGATGAACGATCATAATATTCACTaacaccaacagaaaaaaaaaaaaaattaaatgtgtatacatagaaTATGTGGTGAtgcgaaaaatttattttaaaatatatatatatttttttcaaatatatggaTTCTCTAATATTCATGCCTTGAGTAAATTTTATAAGATCAATTTTACAGCACTgagatagataagaaaacaaatttaatataatgaGTTATTCTATCAAGGGAATATGTTGCATCTTCTCATAGGTTTCTCCTCTGTCAGATTCCCTTCCACTGCACATACACCTATATTGctagttttcatattgtttttttcctcaaaatGGGAGACTTTTCTCACAGTTCATACAAAATAACAGCacaatattaatttatttctagTGAGAATGAGAGTTCTTTCAGTGGAGTATTTTATTTGAGCACTCAAAACACACATTGTaggttgtgaaaaaaataaatggtagtatatatatatgcatattgtatacatgtacatctgTATTATTTTACTACTTATAATTGGTATTGATACAGTTGGGGTTTCTCAAATAATGCTTTAGGTGTGTACTTGGGTAActgcaatatttattataatgtattaattttttatgcATGCTGTTATGCTAAGAGTGAGCAGATTTTCACACAGATTTTGCTGTAAGATAAATATATGACTGCACATATCTCATGTTTTCATAAAGGTGACTAAATATGCAGTAAAAGCACAATACAAACATTAAAGCATTACATTATATTGTCCAAGTTTGCCTGAAGAACACTTTATTCTAATGCACAGCCCCATTTCCTTCAGTCCTCATTTCATAGTTGATGATGAAAGACAATTGTTGAGTATTGAGCAGTGTTGACAAATaggtttatgtaaaaaaaaaatcatacaatacTCACAATTAAATAAATGACTTGTCATGACTGTGGAAATTAAGAATTTTGCTCTATTTAAAAATGAGCTTCTAATTTCAGTTTAATCTGCTCTTATTCCTTGAGTCCAGGgtcaataaaaggtaaaaaaaacaataagtaaatataagtaaGTACCAAGTAAGTGAATCACAAAGTTGTTCTATACTTTAGCAATGGTATTTACATATCAAATTGCAAAGCAGCATGCGACTATGCAAAGGAAAAGGCCAAAAGGGATAGTAAATTGGTATTTTAGTTATTAACCATTTTTAAAATCTGCTGTAAGAAGTAAATGGAAAATACTTGTATATACTCAATGGCTTGTGAAATtgaatatgaatattacatactAGAACATATCTGTGAAGGAATAGGTGGTATGAATTTGAATTGCACAGGGTACCGAGACTTACCGTTTCTACTGTACTCTTTTTCTAGTTATAAAATAATCACAGCTTTGATTgacaaattacataaaaaaaaggtgtttggaTTGTTAGTAGGTCTTGTAAAAAGTCTTACAGTGAAATAAGGTTGAGCATATATAAACTACTTAATCAGTCAACATGTAAATTTAAGCTCTTACTCTAGCATTTCATTTTCACACCATTTTAGGGGATTAACTATGAGAAAGGAGGgtctgatgtatatatacattgggtgatatattattagaaataaacacaaattgtGGTTTAGTAAATTATATTTGACATAAGCATACATTGCCATAAATCAAATAGTCAAAATGACTGTAAAACCACTTAACTGTTATCAAAACTGTTAGGTAACAATTCAGTATTTTAAGATTACAAGAGATGATTATCTCTATGTATAAATGATATTCTCTCctgatatcattttttatcttggGCCATGTAGATAATGAATGCACTTTCATGACCTTTGCAACAGTACTTTATGAAAATTGCCTTGAGAGAATGAAATCTGTTGGCTCTTCcacattttattttgttctgcTCTTCCCCAAATTATTTACATCTCAAGCTTTGTTGACAGCAACACATTTACAACAGGTACTGATACTGGtcataaaaaaaagatcataagCATGAACTATGAAGAATCATTCTATTAAACTTGATAAAAAGTACTGGAAGATTATAGATGAATCAATTATCAAAAGATAAAGCAAGACTCTTGACTGTAACCCatgatgaaattttgaaaaatacatATGGAAAACGAAGCTCATTCTCTAATGTATATAGTCTAAAGTTATGGGAAGAAGTCAGAAAATGTAAGTACCTAACATCTTTATGGCACTTTAACCAGTCATTAAGTGATTTATTAATCAGTGCTAAACTATTACTGTGAAAACATGTAGTACAAAACTATGCTTTACATTTAAACAACATTCTgggatgatataaatattttttttataaattaaaggtagaagaaaaagagaataacaatCATTACAGTTCATTAATCAGGAACCAGATTAATAATTCTATACTTCTATGAAAAAATGACAACTAAACAAGTAGATAATGTACCTGCCTGAAATGTCTTTCTTCTAAGTGAAAATATAAAGATCTTGATTACTTGATTCACCATCCCAGCAGACTGAATGTCAAATCTTCAAGTCAAACCAAAATAAATGTTGAGCATAATTATTCACGCACTGCTGCTGGGAAAATGTAGTGTTcactgttttgtgaaatgtctctacatGCAAGAGGCTCCACAGGTGATTAGCTATCAATTAGTAGCCTATATGATCATACctgatttcatctttccttgattttttttaaaataaagctaCCAATATTAATGCTGTAATTATCATCAgagacattatgattattataatgttactgACAATACTAGTAACAGTatatgggaaggggggaaaaataaataaataaaagggagaaaagggtaaTGGTAATTAGCTAATTGAGAACTAAGTACTTGTGGAGCAATCTATGTGTAtagacaattaataaactaaactcatagtgggcatggcatgtacttacTTGCTATGCCCATTATGGGtttagacatacacatatgtatcggatggtgcaaaaaataatgatgccaTAAATTGCATTATTAACCTTAACAAAATGATGAGGTCTCaaattgcaaaagaaaatgaaaaaagaaaaaaaacatttaaatgaaaaaaaaacaacagttatatatatctatagctattcttccagattttttttctggaactgaaagacacacacaaatacccagatgtaaatacatgtacacctaccgaaaaaaaatatataacacagcaTAAGGCTTGGTAAATTGCATCagtatgaaatacaaaaataaaaaagtatgtgaTGTAGTACATCACAGATCAAACTAAATAACTAACTaccaaaaaggataaataaaacttGAAGGGTTTATGTCACATAGGAAAAGTAACAAAGCTTGTGACTTCTAAACATTTTCAATATACAATCTTGTAACACAGCTCTGAAatgtttctatcatatatataacaatgacaGTATAGATCTGGCATGtaagaattagaaaaaatataatttaatctaATGGAGGAGCTACAGGCACAGCTGTTGGAGATACAGGAGGTGGATTGAAGATTGGAGTGGCCCGCTGTGGTGTAGTTCTGGGTGATGTAAGTGCAGTGTTTACTTTGTTGCAGACAGTACGGACAACTGCAAGCCATATCATGACACTTATCTGTCAAGGCAAACACTTGATAAGCATATACATGTTAGACATATACTGGAAAATTCCCAGgaaaataacattattaaaaaaagaaaagtaataagaaaagaataagtaaaaaatatatttatcattgaaTATAGGTAAATGGCATCCTGCTTTCAATCTAATGTGTTATGGCTCCCATATTTGCAAATGCAGAGCTAACTTTGCTACCCAAAATATTCAAGGATAAAAGCAAGATGTTGCACTGGTATACATTAATATACCATGGTAAGTAAAGTCCAGTAAAGTGCCAGTAATGGCTAAATTCTTAGACTTTGGAAGGCAAGTGAGTGTACCATTAATATTTGATTTGATGCAGTAAgtgtgaaacaaagaaaagaggaaaggaagagagaaaaaaaatattgacacatGACTGACTAGAATTATtacatgtttgtttatttccAAATTACATAGACAATATGTTAATCAGTTaattaaaattcaaatgttactATTCATAACTTATTCTTAATTACTTTCATACTTAAGACTCAAATGAAGTATGAAATTGCTACAATAAGTGTCATGATATCTTGCAGTGCGTATTAAAATAAACATACTATTAGGTATATCAACtccgtgtatgtatacatatctacaaatctaatatacatacatctataa encodes the following:
- the LOC119574264 gene encoding DNA polymerase III PolC-type-like, whose translation is MESKARNDVFKSDGLGINEWTDFSSVKMHLKTTLQCLQKKHKGLTLKKVQYLEELFSHVLDHHRSSVKELEAFILAIAPHTFNDHTMCKRAWCLELQKNVSHEGKISFSKRRLIMDLKDTFSTLAYKSSELVKSSQNLNKEANIVNKVTLKDNSDLLKEIHAHQPTNDINKNKEVNVISSDGVQDSEPLKKLRPSQKRKRNMTEKSDHEPVQKKTSFHSISDIGKNTKENKKIKVPSVTTKRSNKTQCRIQKPKLEEMDINILQGHSKVFFDLETTSLRIDCDIVQIGATDNNEEFSIYVIPNKRIDPRASAVTGITFEQHTLKYRGKPVYAVTRSEALHKFLEWIQLRSPVVLYAHNAAFDYRRLFYAIKEENLVDSFKQHILGFVNTIAQFKVIFPKLPNYKQSTVVQMVLKKSYDAHNALGDVRALMELYNVSKSDVISKGSVTFSSAYECWLYDIHGQKKTVAF